A window of Prolixibacter sp. SD074 contains these coding sequences:
- a CDS encoding DoxX family protein, which yields MLNPHQKLSNAQLAALLILRVVIGWHFLYEGITKLLNPNWTSVGYLMDSKGFLSGFYHSLAASPKLLPVIDALNEWGLVLIGVALIMGLFTRWAIYGGMLLLAMYYFSHPPFIGLTYALPSEGSYLFIDKVAIEFFAMWALSLFPTGKIIGFDRLLVKTK from the coding sequence ATGTTAAATCCTCACCAAAAACTTTCCAATGCCCAGCTTGCGGCATTGCTTATCCTTCGTGTGGTGATCGGCTGGCATTTTCTCTATGAAGGTATTACCAAGCTCCTGAACCCCAACTGGACTTCTGTTGGCTATTTAATGGATTCCAAAGGATTTTTATCCGGGTTTTATCACTCACTGGCAGCTTCCCCAAAATTACTTCCGGTTATCGACGCTTTAAACGAATGGGGGCTTGTCCTTATCGGCGTAGCATTGATAATGGGCCTGTTTACCCGTTGGGCCATTTACGGAGGCATGTTGTTACTGGCCATGTATTATTTCTCTCATCCACCTTTCATCGGATTAACGTACGCCCTTCCTTCCGAAGGAAGTTACCTCTTCATCGATAAGGTGGCCATCGAATTTTTTGCTATGTGGGCATTATCCCTTTTTCCTACCGGGAAAATTATTGGGTTCGATCGGTTGCTGGTTAAAACAAAGTAA
- a CDS encoding RNA polymerase sigma factor, which yields MTQIQFQNTLISLEDRLYHFALSLTSDPEKAQDLLQETYLKALTYRDKFRTNTNFKAWIYTIMKNTFINDYRRNVKAKKTFDSANNNFHLSLSKDVHYPAPDSIHAEKEIYKKIDMLEKEFREPFQMFLSGYKYKEIAEKLNLPLGTVKSRIFFTRKKLSKWLKDYAV from the coding sequence ATGACACAGATTCAATTTCAAAACACTTTAATCAGTCTGGAAGACCGGCTGTATCATTTTGCCCTAAGTTTAACAAGCGACCCGGAAAAAGCACAGGATTTGCTTCAGGAAACTTATCTGAAAGCGCTTACCTATCGTGATAAGTTCCGCACGAATACCAATTTCAAAGCCTGGATTTACACCATTATGAAGAACACGTTCATTAATGACTATAGGCGCAACGTAAAGGCAAAAAAAACATTTGATTCAGCCAACAATAACTTTCATCTTTCCCTTTCCAAGGATGTTCATTATCCGGCCCCCGATTCTATTCATGCAGAGAAGGAGATTTACAAGAAAATTGACATGCTCGAGAAAGAATTCAGAGAGCCTTTCCAGATGTTTCTGAGCGGGTACAAATACAAAGAAATCGCTGAAAAACTAAACCTACCGTTAGGTACGGTTAAAAGTCGCATTTTCTTTACCCGTAAAAAGCTCAGTAAGTGGTTAAAAGATTATGCCGTTTAA
- a CDS encoding DJ-1 family glyoxalase III produces the protein MTNIAVHLAEGFEEIEAISIIDVLRRARLDVTTVSVTGKKEVKGNHNIPVIADKLFEEVNYNNVEMIVLPGGMPGARHLNEHEGLKKQIKAFADEDKPMGAICAAPLVLGELGLLEGKKAVCYPGYEKYLKGATILEEPTLQCENIIMGRGAGVAIKFALKIVEYLEDKKVAEKLAEDMLVE, from the coding sequence ATGACCAACATTGCAGTACACCTTGCCGAGGGATTTGAAGAGATTGAAGCTATCAGCATTATTGATGTTCTCAGGCGTGCCCGTTTAGATGTGACAACTGTTTCCGTTACAGGAAAGAAAGAGGTAAAGGGTAATCACAACATCCCGGTTATTGCAGACAAACTATTCGAAGAAGTCAATTACAATAATGTTGAAATGATTGTTCTGCCTGGAGGTATGCCAGGTGCACGCCATTTAAACGAACATGAAGGGCTTAAGAAACAAATCAAAGCCTTTGCCGACGAAGATAAGCCTATGGGAGCTATTTGTGCTGCGCCCCTTGTTTTGGGGGAATTAGGACTTCTTGAAGGCAAGAAAGCTGTTTGTTACCCCGGATATGAAAAGTACCTGAAGGGTGCAACCATCCTGGAAGAACCGACGTTGCAATGTGAAAATATCATCATGGGAAGAGGCGCCGGCGTTGCCATTAAATTCGCACTGAAAATTGTTGAATACCTGGAAGACAAAAAAGTAGCAGAGAAGCTGGCGGAAGACATGCTTGTTGAATAA